A section of the Paramisgurnus dabryanus chromosome 4, PD_genome_1.1, whole genome shotgun sequence genome encodes:
- the mettl14 gene encoding N(6)-adenosine-methyltransferase non-catalytic subunit METTL14, giving the protein MNSRLQEIRERQKLRRQLLAQQLGAESPDSIGAVLSSKDDLKEIEETRETCRSSFDTSVPSVKRKNEGEDPEEDVEQKEQKEVVEPQQQEESGPYEEVYKDSSTFLKGTQSLNPHNDYCQHFVDTGHRPQNFIRDGGLADRFEEYPKQRELIRLKDELIAATNTPPMYLQADMDTFDLRDLGCKFDVILIEPPLEEYYRESGIIANERFWNWDDIMKLDIEEISAIRSFVFLWCGSGEGLDLGRMCLRKWGFRRCEDICWIKTNKNNPGKTKTLDPKAVFQRTKEHCLMGIKGTVRRSTDGDFIHANVDIDLIITEEPEMGNIEKPVEIFHIIEHFCLGRRRLHLFGRDSTIRPGWLTVGPTLTNSNFNAEAYSGHFGEPNSYLSGCTEEIERLRPKSPPPKSMSERGGGAQRGGRGGPSAGRGDRGRERNRPNFRGDRGGFRGRGGPHRGFNPR; this is encoded by the exons ATGAATAGTCGGTTGCAAGAAATACGAGAAAGGCAGAAGCTCCGACGACAGCTTCTCGCACAACAG CTCGGGGCAGAGAGTCCAGACAGCATTGGTGCAGTTCTCAGCAGTAAAGACGACCTGAAAGAGATCGAAGAGACGAGAGAAACATGCAG GTCATCATTTGATACATCAGTTCCCTCTGTAAAAAGAAAGAACGAGGGTGAGGATCCAGAAGAGGATGTGGAGCAAAAGGAGCAGAAG GAAGTTGTTGAGCCTCAGCAGCAGGAAGAGAGCGGGCCGTATGAAGAGGTGTACAAAGACTCAAGCACATTCCTAAAG GGGACACAGAGTCTAAATCCTCACAATGACTACTGCCAGCACTTCGTAGACACAGGCCATAGACCTCAAAACTTCATCCGAGATGGAG GTTTGGCGGACAGGTTTGAAGAGTACCCCAAACAAAGAGAGCTAATCCGGCTAAAAGATGAGCTCATTGCTGCCACCAACACCCCACCCAT GTATCTGCAGGCAGATATGGACACGTTTGATCTGAGAGATCTGGGGTGTAAGTTTGATGTGATTCTGATAGAGCCCCCATTAGAGGAATATTACAGAGAGTCAGGCATCATTGCCAACGAGCGCTTTTGGAATTGGGATGAT ATCATGAAGCTGGATATAGAAGAAATATCAGCTATTCGCTCTTTTGTCTTCCTTTGGTGTGGATCAGGAGAAGGCCTTGATCTCGGTCGAATG TGTCTCAGGAAGTGGGGTTTTAGGCGATGTGAGGACATTTGTTGGATCAAGACTAACAAAAACAACCCTGGCAAGACCAAAACGCTGGACCCTAAAGCTGTGTTCCAGAGGACCAAG GAGCACTGTCTGATGGGCATCAAAGGAACAGTTAGACGGAGCACAGATGGCGACTTTATTCATGCTAATGTGGATATAGACTTGATCATTACAGAAGAGCCAGAGATGGGAAATATTGAGAAGCCAGTGGAGATTTTTCACATCATTGAACATTTCTGCCTCGGCCGTCGACGCCTGCACCTGTTCGGCAGAGACAGCACCATCAGACCAG GTTGGCTGACTGTGGGTCCCACGCTGACCAATAGCAACTTTAATGCAGAAGCGTACTCTGGCCACTTTGGTGAGCCCAACTCTTATTTGTCTGGTTGTACTGAGGAAATTGAGAGACTCCGCCCCAAATCCCCACCTCCTAAATCCATGTCAGAAAGGGGTGGGGGGGCACAGCGAGGAGGAAGAGGCGGTCCATCTGCTGGAAGAGGAGATCGTGGTCGAGAGAGAAACAGGCCAAACTTCCGCGGAGATCGAGGTGGATTCAGAGGCCGGGGTGGTCCACATCGTGGATTTAATCCACGATAA